A window of the Nitrospira sp. genome harbors these coding sequences:
- a CDS encoding IS3 family transposase, which translates to MSHTTSPSVQRPYGVVRVCQEWGLSRATFYHQQRQRTRSPLTPAKRGPKTAYPDEELTSAIRTVITASPVLGEGHRKIWARLRARGIRASRPRVLRLMRQAGLLAPSRAPRVLGPRAHDGTITTESPNQMWGTDATSTVTQQDGPVTVFIGVDHWTLEGIGLHAATRATRFEALEPIRQGVASSSARSRPAVRRACRCGMIMAVKT; encoded by the coding sequence ATGAGCCACACCACGTCGCCTTCTGTCCAGCGTCCGTATGGTGTGGTCCGAGTCTGTCAGGAATGGGGGCTGAGTCGGGCCACATTCTATCACCAGCAACGCCAGCGCACACGGTCGCCCCTCACCCCCGCCAAGCGGGGGCCAAAGACCGCCTATCCAGATGAGGAGCTTACGAGCGCGATCCGGACGGTCATCACGGCTTCGCCGGTTCTCGGGGAAGGCCATCGCAAAATCTGGGCGCGCTTGCGGGCGCGCGGCATTCGAGCCTCGAGGCCCCGCGTGCTGCGGCTCATGCGGCAGGCCGGCCTCTTAGCCCCCAGCCGGGCGCCGCGCGTCTTGGGACCACGGGCCCACGACGGCACGATTACGACCGAGAGCCCGAATCAGATGTGGGGCACCGATGCGACCAGCACCGTGACGCAGCAGGATGGGCCCGTCACGGTCTTCATCGGCGTGGATCATTGGACGCTCGAAGGGATCGGCCTCCATGCCGCGACTCGGGCCACGCGCTTCGAGGCGTTGGAGCCGATTCGCCAGGGCGTCGCCAGCAGTTCGGCGCGTTCTCGGCCGGCAGTGCGACGGGCGTGCAGGTGCGGCATGATCATGGCAGTCAAGACATGA
- a CDS encoding integrase core domain-containing protein: MSDDVQAELRFLGMTSSPAFVRAPEGNGVAEWFIRTLKEQVLWVRTFQTVEDLRLALHDWLRVYNPINGS, translated from the coding sequence ATGAGTGACGACGTTCAGGCCGAGCTCCGGTTTCTCGGGATGACATCGAGTCCGGCATTCGTGCGAGCCCCGGAAGGCAATGGCGTCGCGGAATGGTTCATACGGACCCTCAAGGAGCAGGTGCTGTGGGTCCGAACGTTCCAGACGGTCGAAGACCTCCGGCTCGCACTCCACGACTGGCTACGCGTCTATAATCCTATAAACGGCAGTTGA